A window from Saccharomyces eubayanus strain FM1318 chromosome XIV, whole genome shotgun sequence encodes these proteins:
- the AAD14 gene encoding putative aryl-alcohol dehydrogenase — protein sequence MSGMFEPAPEPSTELGLLRVLSKTASVKVSPLILGGMSIGDAWSGYLGSMDKERAFELLDAFYEAGGNFIDTANTYQNEQSEAWIGEWMKSRKLRDQIVIATKFSTDYKWYEVGKGKSANFCGNSKRSLHVSVRDSLRKLQTDWIDILYIHWWDHMTSIEEVMDSLHILVQQGKVLYLGVSDTPAWVVSAANYYATSHGKTPFSIYQGKWNVLNRDFERDIIPMARHFGMALAPWDVMGGGKFQSKKSMEEKKKSGESLRSFDGISDRTETEVKMSEVLSKVAEEHGTESVTAIAIAYVRSKARNVFPLIGGRKIEHLKQNIEALSIKLTPDQIERLESVVPFDIGFPSNFIGQDPAISKQVPSFTSMSARIVLDD from the coding sequence ATGTCTGGTATGTTTGAGCCTGCACCTGAACCTTCTACTGAGTTAGGCCTTTTAAGGGTTCTCTCTAAAACGGCTAGTGTTAAAGTCTCTCCTCTAATCCTGGGCGGGATGTCGATTGGTGATGCGTGGTCAGGATACTTGGGCTCAATGGACAAGGAACGCGCTTTTGAACTACTTGATGCCTTTTACGAGGCAGGTGGAAACTTTATTGATACTGCAAATACTTATCAGAATGAACAGTCGGAAGCTTGGATCGGTGAATGGATGAAGTCAAGAAAGTTGCGCGACCAAATTGTTATAGCTACCAAATTTTCTACAGATTATAAGTGGTATGAAGTAGGCAAGGGTAAAAGTGCCAATTTCTGTGGTAATAGCAAGCGTAGCTTGCATGTGAGTGTCAGAGACTCTCTGCGTAAATTGCAAACTGATTGGATCGACATTCTTTATATTCACTGGTGGGATCATATGACTTCCATTGAGGAAGTTATGGATAGTTTACACATTCTTGTACAGCAAGGCAAGGTCCTCTATCTGGGTGTGTCTGATACACCTGCCTGGGTTGTATCTGCAGCAAATTACTATGCTACTTCTCACGGGAAAACTCCTTTTAGTATCTATCAAGGTAAATGGAATGTGTTGAATAGGGACTTTGAACGTGATATTATTCCAATGGCAAGGCACTTTGGCATGGCACTTGCTCCATGGGATGTAATGGGTGGTGGTAAATTCCAGAGTAAAAAATCtatggaagaaaagaagaagagtgGAGAGAGCTTGCGTTCCTTTGATGGTATTTCCGACCGGACGGAGACAGAGGTCAAGATGAGTGAGGTATTGTCAAAGGTTGCTGAGGAGCATGGTACTGAGTCTGTTACGGCTATTGCCATTGCCTATGTTCGTTCCAAAGCGAGGAATGTTTTTCCATTGATCGGAGGACGTAAAATCGAGCACCTTAAGCAGAACATTGAAGCTTTGAGTATTAAGTTGACACCAGATCAGATAGAACGTCTAGAAAGCGTCGTTCCTTTTGACATTGGATTTCCGTCCAATTTTATTGGACAGGACCCAGCTATTAGTAAACAGGTTCCTTCCTTTACATCAATGTCAGCCAGGATTGTTTTAGATGATTAG
- the RPD3 gene encoding histone deacetylase RPD3, translated as MVFEAKPFDPITVKPNDKRRVAYFYDADVGNYAYGAGHPMKPHRIRMAHSLIMNYGLYKKMEIYRAKPATKXEMCQFHTDEYIDFLSRVTPDNLEMFKRESVKFNVGDDCPVFDGLYEYCSISGGGSMEGAARLNRGKCDVAVNYAGGLHHAKKSEASGFCYLNDIVLGIIELLRYHPRVLYIDIDVHHGDGVEEAFYTTDRVMTCSFHKYGEFFPGTGELRDVGVGKGKNYSVNVPLRDGIDDATYRAVFEPVVKKIMDWYQPSAVVLQTGGDSLSGDRLGCFNLSMEGHANCVNYVKSFGIPMMVVGGGGYTMRNVARTWCFETGLLNNVVLDKDLPYNEYYEYYGPDYKLSVRPSNMFNVNTPEYLDKIMTNIFTNLENTKYAPSVQLNHTPRDAEDLGDVEEDSAEAKDTKGGSQYARDLHVEHDNEFY; from the coding sequence ATGGTATTTGAAGCGAAGCCTTTTGATCCGATTACGGTCAAACCAAATGATAAAAGACGCGTTGCTTATTTTTACGATGCAGATGTTGGGAATTATGCATACGGAGCAGGCCACCCAATGAAACCACATAGGATAAGAATGGCACACTCCCTTATCATGAACTATGGCTTATACAAGAAGATGGAGATCTACAGAGCTAAGCCAGCGACGAAAYAAGAAATGTGTCAGTTTCATACCGACGAGTATATTGACTTTTTGTCGAGGGTCACACCGGATAATTTAGAAAtgttcaaaagagaaagtgTCAAGTTCAATGTTGGTGATGATTGTCCAGTGTTTGATGGTCTTTACGAGTACTGTAGTATCTCTGGTGGGGGTTCCATGGAAGGTGCTGCTCGTCTAAACAGGGGCAAGTGCGATGTTGCCGTCAATTATGCTGGTGGTTTACATCATGCAAAGAAATCAGAAGCCTCCGGGTTTTGTTATTTGAACGATATAGTATTGGGTATCATTGAGCTACTACGGTACCATCCCAGGGTATTGTATATCGATATTGATGTGCACCACGGTGATGGTGTGGAAGAAGCATTTTATACTACTGACCGTGTCATGACATGTTCTTTCCATAAATACGGTGAGTTTTTCCCTGGTACAGGTGAATTGAGAGATGTCGGGGTAGGTAAAGGGAAGAATTACTCAGTCAATGTTCCTTTACGAGACGGTATTGATGATGCTACCTATAGAGCCGTGTTCGAACCTGtggtaaagaaaattatggATTGGTATCAACCCTCAGCTGTGGTATTACAGACTGGTGGTGATTCCTTGTCTGGTGATCGTCTTGGTTGCTTCAACCTTTCCATGGAAGGTCATGCTAACTGTGTCAACTACGTGAAATCCTTTGGGATTCCAATGATGGTGgttggtggtggtggctATACTATGAGAAATGTCGCAAGAACATGGTGCTTTGAAACTGGCCTACTGAATAACGTTGTTTTAGATAAAGACTTACCATACAATGAATACTACGAATATTACGGTCCAGATTATAAGCTAAGCGTCAGACCTTCGAATATGTTCAATGTGAATACTCCAGAGTATCTTGATAAGATAATGACCAATATATTTACAAATCTAGAGAACACCAAATATGCGCCGAGTGTTCAATTGAATCACACACCCAGGGATGCAGAAGATCTAGGTGACGTCGAAGAGGATTCTGCTGAGGCCAAAGACACAAAAGGTGGTTCGCAGTATGCGAGGGACTTACATGTTGAGCATGACAATGAATTCTATTGA
- the PEX6 gene encoding AAA family ATPase peroxin 6, with protein sequence MLSSGKFKDNEYGKERVQYWPMGKHQERAYGTSTSVIKGMKASLTFSFSDIYAPCTISKDIYLEYGDKTAGLYGAVGLPTYGQACSSKKIVRCVLDDSLPFCSIVLPAKLFGFVATQPTVDFCYFEPIRGDMIPVLDSVTFMINDLLYSKLMGLPQEIQQQQFLHYKYGINSMETVVHARDILTSGVCQILNCSPFSQGLVDFTKTELTLIKDVDRKLTTKKYANEDSTYSLPNIGTNSALSVRLESLPYVISKNLLRPQPHASDDDSIYAFTDAETLLRLDVTSGSFIRISHASCIRLVKLFVFLLPNSFEKSSIYVPPKVMASFSDCDTVTISKSNIGYSDIPIANEVCISRVGGWLQSQKSFQNIILKALKKFFSDSKRILCQNDLIPITFDSSMADLNIIENEDDDNNNDDDLTQFDKNDSVVWFVVTSVKLENVSLDNAHFVIDPQRTKLITTNIVNKKPLPLNKCDLQSYYGFAKTFHYDMHIFPYIRQLVNILETSFDCSQRGISLNTSVLLHSTTNNVGKATAVRFASKHLGVHLLEIDCLSLTTNLGHLDSTSKIIGYIRAKWENVLPYTSPAVIFLTHLDSILLDVNSNQDPEATKLQKSINFEMSKLLDDFTSEFPGTTFIGSVNNIDNIPSSFRSHMRFEILVTVPSEAQRLHIFKWYLSSSELNNDVKQKTPLCCADNISFSSLSSHSAGLTPLDIKSIVETARMTATTRFYQETKKSGWHSQSILILKEDLSKAISKARDEFSVSIGAPQIPNVTWDDIGGIDIVKGEIMDTIDMPLRHPELFSSGMKKRSGILFYGPPGTGKTLMAKAIATSFSLNFFSVKGPELLNMYIGESEANVRRVFQKAREAKPCVIFFDEIDSVAPKRGNQXDSGGVMDRIVSQLLAELDGMSTDADGVFVIGATNRPDLLDEALLRPGRFDKLLYLGIPDTDAKQLNILEALTRKFILDTDVNLIELATLCPFNYTGADFYALCSDAMLNAMTRIAHITEIKVSQHNESTGANISTRRWFDKIATKDDTKVVVKMIDFLKAQEQLAPSVSQEELNHYQMVRANFEGV encoded by the coding sequence ATGCTATCATCGGGGAAATTTAAAGACAACGAGTatgggaaagaaagagtaCAGTATTGGCCAATGGGCAAACACCAGGAGCGTGCCTATGGGACAAGCACGAGCGTAATTAAAGGTATGAAGGCTTCGCTTACGTTTAGTTTCTCCGACATATATGCTCCTTGTACAATTTCCAAGGACATATACCTCGAGTACGGCGATAAAACTGCAGGCTTATATGGTGCAGTCGGATTGCCCACATACGGCCAGGCGTGCtcatccaaaaaaattgtgCGATGCGTCTTGGACGACTCATTGCCCTTCTGCAGTATTGTTCTGCCTGCCAAACTTTTCGGGTTTGTAGCTACTCAACCGACCGTAGATTTTTGTTATTTCGAGCCAATTCGTGGCGATATGATACCCGTGCTGGATAGTGTGACTTTTATGATCAATGATCTGCTTTACTCGAAGCTAATGGGCCTGCCCCAAGAGAtacagcaacaacagttCTTGCACTACAAATACGGTATCAACTCCATGGAGACTGTCGTTCATGCCCGAGATATACTTACATCGGGTGTTTGCCAAATTCTAAATTGTTCACCTTTCTCGCAGGGGCTTGTGGATTTCACCAAGACAGAACTGACTTTGATCAAGGACGTTGATCGGAAATTGACCACGAAAAAATATGCTAATGAAGACAGCACATATTCTTTACCTAATATCGGGACGAATTCCGCTCTATCGGTCAGGCTTGAGTCACTTCCATACGTAATCTCGAAAAATCTTCTTAGACCACAACCCCACGCCAGCGATGATGATTCGATATACGCGTTTACAGATGCGGAAACTCTATTACGACTGGATGTCACGAGTGGATCCTTCATAAGAATCTCCCATGCAAGTTGCATAAGGCTGGTTaaattatttgtttttctacTGCCCAATAGCTTCGAAAAAAGTTCAATATACGTACCACCTAAAGTAATGGCAAGCTTTTCTGACTGCGACACTGTGACAATATCCAAGTCAAACATTGGCTATTCGGACATTCCCATCGCCAATGAAGTTTGCATTTCAAGGGTGGGCGGCTGGCTTCAGTCTCAAAAAAGcttccaaaatattattttgaaagctttgaaaaaattcttcagcGATAGTAAAAGGATTCTTTGCCAAAATGATTTGATTCCGATAACATTCGATTCCAGCATGGCTGATCTTAACATAATAGAGAACGAAGACGACGACAACAATAACGATGACGATCTAACCCAGTTTGATAAGAACGACTCTGTTGTTTGGTTCGTTGTTACAAGCGTAAAACTGGAAAACGTCTCTCTGGATAATGCCCACTTTGTTATTGATCCCCAGCGTACTAAATTAATAACTACAAATATTGTCAACAAAAAGCCTTTGCCTTTAAACAAGTGCGATCTCCAAAGTTATTACGGGTTTGCTAAAACTTTCCACTATGACATGCACATATTCCCCTACATAAGACAGTTGGTTAATATATTAGAGACCTCATTCGATTGTTCTCAAAGAGGGATATCTCTAAACACTTCAGTACTACTCCATTCTACTACAAACAATGTAGGTAAAGCTACAGCCGTGCGATTTGCTTCTAAACATCTTGGCGTACATCTGTTAGAGATCGACTGCCTCTCATTAACTACAAATCTGGGCCACTTGGATTCTACTTCCAAAATTATTGGCTATATAAGAGCGAAATGGGAAAACGTACTGCCTTACACGTCTCCTGccgtaatttttttgaccCACTTAGATTCGATTTTGCTCGATGTAAACTCCAATCAAGATCCAGAGGCAACTAAATTACAAAAATCCATAAACTTTGAAATGTCTAAACTCTTGGACGATTTCACATCTGAGTTTCCAGGAACGACGTTTATTGGATCTGTGAATAATATAGACAACATTCCTTCAAGTTTTAGGTCGCATATGAGATTTGAGATTCTTGTTACTGTTCCATCTGAAGCGCAAAGATTACACATCTTCAAATGGTACCTATCTTCATCGGAACTGAACAATGATGTTAAACAGAAAACCCCGCTATGCTGCGCAGATAacatttccttttcttcactcTCTTCACATTCTGCTGGGCTAACTCCTTTAGACATCAAGTCAATTGTAGAAACAGCACGAATGACAGCCACAACGCGTTTTTACCAAGAAACGAAGAAGTCCGGATGGCATTCGCAGTCAATTTTGATACTGAAAGAGGACTTATCAAAAGCTATATCTAAGGCTAGAGACGAATTCTCAGTCTCAATTGGAGCCCCACAAATTCCTAATGTGACATGGGATGATATAGGTGGTATCGACATTGTGAAAGGTGAAATAATGGATACGATAGACATGCCTCTAAGGCATCCTGAGTTATTTAGCTCAGGtatgaaaaagagaagtGGTATCTTATTTTATGGACCACCAGGAACAGGCAAAACCTTAATGGCTAAAGCCATTGCAACAAGTTTTTctctaaatttttttagtgtCAAAGGTCCTGAATTATTGAACATGTATATCGGTGAAAGTGAAGCCAATGTACGTAgagttttccaaaaggcAAGAGAGGCTAAACCGTgtgtaatttttttcgacGAAATTGATTCTGTGGCCCCCAAGCGTGGGAATCAAKGTGACTCAGGTGGCGTTATGGATCGTATAGTTTCTCAATTACTAGCCGAGCTAGATGGGATGAGTACCGATGCCGATGGTGTTTTCGTGATTGGAGCAACCAATAGGCCAGACTTATTGGATGAAGCATTGCTGAGACCGGGGAGATTCGACAAGTTGCTATATTTGGGTATACCAGACACCGATGCCAAGCAACTGAATATTTTAGAAGCGTTAACTCGTAAATTCATACTTGACACTGACGTGAACCTCATTGAGTTGGCGACACTGTGTCCATTCAATTACACAGGTGCGGATTTTTATGCTCTCTGTTCTGATGCAATGCTAAATGCTATGACAAGAATCGCACATATAACAGAGATTAAAGTCTCACAGCACAACGAAAGTACCGGTGCGAACATTTCGACACGTCGTTGGTTTGATAAGATAGCCACAAAGGATGATACCAAGGTTGTTGTTAAAATGATTGACTTCCTGAAGGCACAAGAGCAGCTCGCTCCGAGTGTGTCCCAGGAAGAACTGAATCACTACCAAATGGTGAGGGCCAATTTCGAAGGGGTATAA
- the MDJ2 gene encoding Mdj2p, which yields MVLPIIIGLGITMVALSVKSGLSAWTVYKTLSPLTIAKLNSIRIENPTAGYRDALKFKSSLIDEELRNRLNRYQGGFAPRMTEPEALLILDISAREINHLDEKLLKRKHRKAMVQNHPDKGGSPYMAAKINEAKELLQESVLLRKR from the coding sequence ATGGTTCTGCCTATCATAATTGGCTTGGGCATAACAATGGTCGCTCTGAGCGTCAAGTCTGGCCTCAGCGCATGGACCGTTTACAAGACTTTGTCCCCTTTGACTATAGCAAAATTAAATAGTATCCGTATAGAAAACCCGACAGCAGGCTACCGCGACGCACTCAAGTTCAAGAGCTCGCTGATTGACGAGGAGCTAAGGAATCGACTGAATAGGTACCAGGGGGGCTTTGCTCCCCGCATGACAGAACCTGAAGCTTTGCTCATCTTGGATATCTCCGCCAGAGAGATTAACCACTTGGACGAAAAGCtcctgaaaagaaaacacagAAAGGCCATGGTACAGAACCATCCGGACAAAGGCGGAAGTCCCTACATGGCAGCCAAGATAAACGAGGCCAAAGAGCTTCTCCAAGAGAGCGTTTTACTAAGAAAGAGATAA
- the EGT2 gene encoding Egt2p, with product MNKLLLPLVGVLSLLSLTHALIQTQPVLQDLQIADSYTKTKECTDPDHWFLIEGQLLIPKGSSSSISFQVPKEFGSFPQESFAVEYNSNKVATVSCPDQSTNNFTISVLDNTLEELNTTFNFLAQLTPDAKSGIINPKTIAYSFYSSEGDVFNDSINYAAKNISAVTTDGGIYTTNNTAWFTVDLPMSTFLHHVFLTSQPSSSSDYAFDTALTTFEVVTAVDSFNEPVKSVPFTAVHDYSTEDEIKCLFNSTISGGLYLRVTYYTKELSGSSISNTIDLSYPDVSSSSNILTKRDSAVTMDSELFSESTANVGSATNDESTTSNSALTPTYSNTTLSSYTSQSLTTSAVETAASSSSQVSISTSDNSSALGDASSSVTTISTPNSMQSNKQTSSNTPSVSTSTFSASSSAVSGSIASFSLGPSSSYDANYASTTVLAAASSNSTLSTSSSSAHHVTTIPTGANITVSQATSTSQSIAELLRVANNSSATQSDTSALYALSSTVAASSSATGSSFGFNSTAAPALTASQSASGASSISNFTVAAVSATTQSTIAASYVVNSTVTESATSVSHAVSSIVAAAPAYASNSTSNHVFPSASSVYSINSATNSSSSSGPLVSNKTVESGSYRLSTTTESAQLTEVGSLIAISTIKTMTSAAPTDRIGNHSVISSTESARATTYSNLVSASTINTKAIAAATERNGTSSLNTFTELSQTTKGNSLMSVSTTNTKYTAVATGGNGTSVFSAFTEPTKVTAAATDRNRTYSLTSSTESAQVTEYSSLLPISTLQKSTTITSTGKNGTYSSTAYTKSAQATEHSSLISVIRTKGLKVSTSTDKSVVVGYSTSVGDAQYAEHTSLVAVST from the coding sequence ATGAATAAACTTCTTCTACCGCTAGTCGGCGTCCTCTCGCTGCTCAGCTTAACACATGCTCTTATACAAACACAACCAGTGCTTCAAGATCTACAAATAGCAGATAGCTATACCAAGACCAAGGAATGTACGGACCCAGATCATTGGTTCCTTATAGAAGGTCAGCTGCTCATTCCCAAGGGTAGTTCAAGCAGTATATCATTTCAAGTACCTAAGGAATTTGGGTCGTTCCCTCAAGAGTCTTTCGCTGTGGAATATAATTCCAACAAGGTTGCCACGGTATCGTGTCCAGACCAGTCAACGAACAACTTTACGATTTCTGTCCTGGACAACACTCTAGAAGAACTAAACACAACATTCAATTTTCTAGCACAGCTTACCCCAGACGCCAAGTCTGGAATTATAAACCCAAAAACCATTGCATACAGTTTCTACTCATCTGAAGGTGATGTGTTTAACGACAGCATCAACTATGCCGCTAAGAACATATCTGCCGTAACAACGGATGGTGGCATATACACAACAAATAACACTGCATGGTTTACTGTTGATCTACCAATGTCAACTTTCTTACACCACGTCTTTTTAACTTCTCAACCCTCTTCTTCGTCCGATTATGCATTTGATACTGCGTTGACCACGTTCGAAGTTGTCACTGCCGTTGATTCCTTCAACGAACCTGTCAAATCTGTCCCATTTACGGCCGTTCATGATTACTCgactgaagatgaaattaaATGCTTATTTAATTCGACAATCAGTGGCGGTCTATACTTGCGTGTTACTTACTACACCAAGGAGCTGTCCGGTTCTTCCATTTCTAACACGATTGACTTAAGCTATCCTGACGTAAGCTCGTCCAGTAATATTTTGACAAAGAGAGATTCTGCAGTCACCATGGATTCAGAACTGTTTTCAGAGTCAACGGCTAATGTCGGTTCTGCTACTAATGATGAATCAACGACTTCAAATTCTGCTCTAACCCCAACGTATTCAAATACAACCCTTTCTTCTTACACTTCACAATCCTTAACTACATCTGCAGTGGAAACTGCTGCGTCCTCGAGTAGCCAGGTCTCTATTTCTACAAGTGACAATTCCAGCGCTTTGGGAGACGCATCTTCATCCGTTACCACCATATCCACTCCTAATTCCATGCAAAGCAATAAACAAACTTCATCTAATACGCCTTCAGTCTCGACAAGCActttttctgcttcttcatcagcCGTATCTGGTTCAATAGCAAGCTTTAGTTTGGGTCCCTCTTCATCATATGACGCAAATTATGCCTCCACAACTGTTCTTGCAGCggcttcttcaaattcaactTTGTCCACGTCTTCATCGTCCGCTCATCATGTTACCACAATTCCAACTGGAGCAAATATAACAGTTTCCCAAGCCACGTCAACTAGTCAATCTATTGCAGAACTTTTACGCGTCGCTAACAATTCGTCTGCTACTCAATCTGATACCAGTGCCCTATACGCTTTGAGCTCAACAGTCGctgcatcttcttcagctACCGGTTCTTCGTTCGGTTTCAACTCCACGGCTGCCCCAGCTTTAACAGCTTCTCAATCCGCCTCTGGTGCCTCGTCCATTTCCAACTTCACGGTTGCTGCAGTTTCAGCAACTACTCAATCTACTATCGCTGCTTCATACGTGGTCAACTCTACTGTTACAGAATCCGCTACTAGCGTTTCACACGCTGTAAGCTCGATAGTCGCAGCAGCACCTGCATACGCTTCCAACTCTACATCAAACCATGTATTTCCTTCCGCCTCTAGTGTTTATTCAATCAATAGCGCTACAAATTCCAGTTCATCTTCTGGCCCATTAgtttcaaacaaaacagTTGAATCTGGGTCTTATAGATTGAGTACCACAACAGAGTCTGCCCAGCTTACTGAAGTTGGCAGTTTGATAGCAATTAGCACAATCAAAACTATGACCTCCGCGGCCCCTACAGATAGGATTGGTAATCATAGTGTGATTTCTTCCACAGAATCCGCCCGAGCTACGACATATAGTAATTTAGTTTCGGCGTCTACAATCAACACTAAGGCTATCGCTGCTGCCACTGAAAGAAATGGTACTTCTAGTTTGAATACCTTTACAGAATTATCTCAAACCACAAAAGGTAATAGTTTGATGTCAGTATCTACAACTAACACTAAATATACCGCGGTTGCTACTGGAGGAAACGGCACTTCTGTTTTTAGCGCCTTTACTGAGCCTACTAAAGTTACCGCTGCAGCAACTGACAGAAATCGTACTTACAGCTTAACATCATCCACAGAATCAGCTCAAGTTACTGAATATAGTAGCCTGCTTCCAATTTCCACGTTACAAAAATCTACTACCATCACCAGTACTGGCAAAAATGGTACCTATAGTTCTACCGCATATACTAAATCCGCTCAAGCCACTGAACATAGTAGTTTGATCTCGGTCATTAGAACTAAAGGGCTTAAAGTGTCTACTTCCACAGATAAAAGTGTGGTAGTTGGCTATAGTACATCTGTCGGTGATGCTCAATATGCCGAACATACTAGCTTGGTCGCAGTTTCTAC
- the PFA3 gene encoding palmitoyltransferase PFA3 — protein MSDRFSVTKLFPKCLTTCLYIWTAYITLTRIHQIPSWFLTVTIIPTLLVALYTYFKAISKGPGSPLDFPDLLVHDLQAAENGLELPPEYMSKRCXTLKHDGRFRVCQICHVWKPDRCHHCSSCDICVLKMDHHCPWFAECTGFKNQKLFIQFLMYTTFYAFLVLIYSCYELGTWFRSGSFNQELIDFHLLGVALLAIAIFISVLAFTAFSIYQVCNNQTTIELYGMRRYRRDLEIINDSYGADTQLENIFDLGSSIANWQDLMGMSWLEWLLPIETYKYKKSKHTKDEKGLYFDIRPEAQDRLLSSRGLEDRLMRRVTPRPSLETDRPSE, from the coding sequence ATGAGTGACAGGTTTTCGGTGACTAAGCTTTTTCCTAAGTGTTTGACGACAtgcttatatatatggaCCGCCTACATAACGCTGACAAGAATACATCAAATACCAAGCTGGTTTCTCACGGTAACTATAATTCCGACATTACTGGTAGCCTTATACACCTATTTCAAAGCGATTTCAAAGGGACCCGGCTCTCCTTTAGACTTCCCTGATTTACTAGTCCATGACTTACAGGCAGCAGAAAATGGTCTCGAACTTCCCCCAGAGTACATGTCAAAAAGATGTATRACCTTAAAACATGACGGAAGATTTCGAGTTTGCCAAATTTGCCACGTTTGGAAGCCTGATCGTTGTCATCACTGTTCATCATGTGATATATGtgtattgaaaatggaTCATCATTGTCCTTGGTTTGCTGAATGCACTGGTTTCAAGAATCAGAAGCTTTTTATTCAGTTCCTTATGTACACAACTTTCTACGCGTTCTTGGTCCTAATCTACTCGTGTTATGAACTCGGGACTTGGTTTCGTTCTGGTAGCTTTAATCAAGAACTGATTGATTTTCACCTATTAGGGGTGGCGCTGTTAGCCATTGCAATATTCATCTCTGTTTTGGCGTTCACTGCTTTCAGCATTTATCAAGTTTGTAATAACCAAACAACCATCGAACTATACGGTATGAGAAGATATAGGCGAGATCTGGAAATCATCAATGACAGCTATGGAGCAGATACACAGTTGGAGAATATATTTGACTTAGGTTCTTCAATCGCTAATTGGCAAGATTTAATGGGCATGTCATGGTTGGAGTGGTTACTTCCTATCGAGACATATAAGTACAAGAAGTCTAAACACacaaaagatgaaaaggGTTTATATTTCGATATAAGACCGGAAGCACAAGACAGATTGCTCAGCAGTAGAGGTCTAGAGGATCGCCTAATGAGAAGAGTAACCCCAAGGCCTTCGTTAGAAACCGACAGGCCCTCCGAATAA